In Anthocerotibacter panamensis C109, the sequence GGCAGCGATTCGCATTTCAGAAGTTTTCTATTTTATCCCAACAGCAATCGTATCTTCGATCTTTCCTTCCATTATTGAGGTCAGGCAACGAGATAAGGATGAGTACTATGAGCGCTTGAAAAAACTTTTCACAAGCATGGTCTGGCTAGCTATTGCTGTGTCTATTATATTAACTATCTTTGGGAACTCAATTGTCATTCTCCTGTTCGGTGACTCTTATAGTGGTTCTACTCCTATTCTACTAATCCATGTATGGTCCTCAGTTTTTGTGTTTTTAGGAGTTTCGCAAGGACCATGGAATGTAGCGGAAAATTTAACGAAACTCTCGCTTCAACGAGCAATAATTGGAGCTTTAATAAATGTAGGATTGAATCTTATACTAATACCAACATTAGGAGGAATAGGTGCAGCAATAGCGACATTAATTTCCTATTCAGTTTCTGCTTTCTTTGCTAACGTATTAGATATCAGGACAAGGAGAATTTTTTATCTTCAGCTACGATCAATATTTTTACTAGGATTTTAAAGGAGCTGAAAATGGGTGTTATGATAGATAGTCTGAAGGCAATCTTACCGGATTCAGTTAAGAAATTTATGACTCATCTAAAATTTGAATATCTAAATGATTTCTCGGTAAAGTCTTATGCTCAGGAAGGCGAAGATATTATCCTGAAAAGAGTTTTTGATGGCTTTAGTAGTGGTTTCTACATAGATGTTGGAGCTCATCATCCGAGACGTTTCTCAAATACCTACTTATTTTATAAGAAGGGTTGGTCTGGAATAAACATTGATGCTATGCCAGGGAGTATGAAAAGGTTTAATAGGCAAAGACCTCGAGACATCAATTTAGAGATAGCAATTGCAAGAGAAATGAAATCGATGACATATTATATCTTTAATGAACCAGCTTTGAATTCCTTCGATCGTGATTTATCTTTACAGCGAGAAAATGAAAAATATCGAATAGTAGAGACGCGTGACATCGTTACTCAAAGATTACATGATGTACTCATAAAGTACCTGCCCAAAAATCAGAAAATAAATTTTCTTTCCATAGATGTTGAAGGTTTAGATTTAGAAGTTCTTATGTCTAATGATTGGCAAAAATTCAGACCTGCATATGTTTTAGTTGAGTCTCTAAATATCATTTTTAATGAAATAAGATCCAATCCAACGTTCGAATTAATGCAGATGAATGGCTATGAGTTGTACGCAAAAACAGGTAACACACTGATATATAAAAATACTCAAAATCAACTTAGCTAAAAAACTATAGTCACAGAAATTTTAAAAATACTCTTTAAATTACCTACAAAAGTAAATAAATTTAGGAGTGCGACCAAATGTTGAAGAAACAACTGAAAACACCTATCATTTTCTTGATCTTTAACAGACCTGATACTACAGCTCAAGTTTTTGAAGAGATTGCTAAATCAAAGCCTTCAACTCTCTTAGTTATAGCTGATGGGCCTCGTGCAGGATATGCAGGTGAAGAAGAAAGATGCGCTATAACTAGAAGTATAATTGATAAAGTAAACTGGAGTTGCACAGTATTTAAAAACTACTCTAATATAAATTTAGGTTGTAAAGGAAGAGTTTCATCAGGATTAAATTGGGCTTTTGAGAAAGTAGATGAAGCAATTATTCTTGAGGATGACTGTTTGCCAGATCAATCTTTTTTCGAATTTTGTGAAGAGCTTCTTAACAAGTACCGCTATGATAAACGCATAATGTCTATTTCAGGAAATAATTTTCAATTTGGTCGCTCTGTTACCACAGACAGCTATTACTTCTCACACTATCCTCACATATGGGGCTGGGCAACATGGAAAAGAGCGTGGCAACTTTACGACTTAGATATGAAGCATTGGCCTAAGGTCCAGGAATATTTACTAAAAGGTATGGTTTTGAATTCTGCTGCAAAAAAATCTTGGCTGAGGATCTTTAATGCTACCTACAATGGCAAGATAGATACGTGGGACTATCAATGGGTTTATAGCTCTTGGCTGCAAAACGGATTGTCTATTTTACCTTCTACCACTCTTGTTACAAACCTTGGATTTGGAAAAGGAGCAACACATACTACAACCATTACACCATTCGCAAATATGCAAACAAAACCAATGGATTTTCCCCTTCGCCATCCAGAATATTTTTTGCGGAACACCAAAGCAGATGAATGGTTTCAGAATACACACCTTTCTCCAAATATTGCTACTCGGATTTGGAAAAAAATTAATTCATTGAAAGGCTAGGGCGTGTTATCAATTAGTTAAGCTAGAGACAATAGAACAGGGAACTAACAGGATCGACGATGACGACTCGACGCTATGCGCTGCGCGATGACCAGTGGGAACGGATCAAAGACCTGCTTCCCGGACGCGATGGCTATGTAGGGGTGACTGCAAAAGACAATCGATTGTTTGTGGAAGCGGTACTCTACCGCTATCGAGCCGGTATTCCGTGGCGCGACCTGCCAGAGCGCTTTGGAGATTTCCGTGTGGTTCATACCCGCTTCAGTCGGTGGTCAAAAACGGGGGTGTGGGAACGTATGTTTCAACATCTAGCTGAGGATGCTGATAACGAATACGCCATGATCGATGCCACGATGGTCCGCGCCCACCAACACAGTGCGGGTGCAAAGGGGGGGAGCCAGAGGCAGAAGCGATTGGTCGCAGCAAAGGTGGATTGAGTACCAAGATTCATGCCACCACCGATGCCTTGGGCAATCCCTTAGGCTTTCACCTGACTGCAGGACAAGCCTGCGATTTGGATGGAGCCGACGAATTGCTGCCAGATTTGGTGGCAGATACCGTGCTTGCTGATAAAGCCTACGATGCAGATAAGCGGGTGATTGAATCGCTCCACGCTCAAGGGAAAACGGCAGTGATTCCGCCCAAACGTAACCGCACGACCCCACATGAGTATGACAAAGAGTTGTACAAAGCTCGACATCTGATTGAGAACTTCTTTGCCAAACTCAAGCAATATCGGGCAATTGCCACCCGCTATGACAAACGAGCAGCCAACTTTTTAGGGGCAATTTACCTGGCTGCTTCTGTCATCTGGCTTAATTGATGACACGCCCTAGATTTTATAATGTTTATTTAAAATCTTTAATTACTCTTCTGTTTATAATAAACTAACTCTATCACACAAAAAATCCATCAAATGCCTACATAATAATTTTGCCCAATAGCTTTATTTTCACTTAATAGAATAACAAGACATTTTTTTCGTAGCTAAGGACAAAGAAGCTAAAAAGCAGATTGCAAGAAAGCAATGATTAAGTTAGCCTATGATTATCAAATTTTTTTACGGCAACAGTATGGAGGGATATCCAGATATTTATGTGAAGTTGCAGCACGAATTGCAAAAGATAAAAATTACAATACTAGAGTAGTAGCTTTAGCCTATATAAATAACTATTTGAGCGATTGCCCTTCTAGCCTCACGTTAGGCAGGCATATTCCGAAAGTACCTAAGTCGTATAAAGTTTTATCTAAAATAAATACTGAGGGCTCAAAGCTGATTTTTAGAAGTATGAAACCTGATATTATTCATGAAACATATTACTCACCTAATCGCCTTGCCCCGAAAAAAAGTAAGGTGATTATAACAGTTCATGACATGATACACGAAAAATTTATCAATTATTTTCCATTAGATCGCGATAATACGGTTCAGGTGAAGGCCAAAGCTCTGCATAGGGCTGATCACATAATTGCTGTATCACAAAATACAAAGAAAGATGTAGTAGAAATCTTAGGTATTGATCCACAAAAAATCTCAGTTATTTATCATGGGCATATGCTAAAAAATACCCCTAAACCAAGCTACGATACTCGTTTTCCTTACATTCTTTATGTAGGAGAACGCAAAACGTACAAAAATTTTGCAAGTCTATTAAAAGCCTTTTCAAATGATCGTTTGCTTAAGAATGATTTTAAGATAGTTTGTTTTGGAGGAGGTCCATTTTCAAAGGCAGAAATAGCTATGCTTCAGGACAACACTCTTGATGAGAAAAGTGTAATACAGATTTCAGGAGATGATGGGAAGCTAGCTGCTTACTATGCAAATGCGTCTGCATTTATATACCCTTCCTTCTATGAAGGTTTTGGTATTCCCCCGCTAGAAGCTATGGAACAGCAGTGTCCAGTGGTATGTAGCAACGCAAGCTCCATACCAGAAATAGTAGGTAATGCTGGAGAATACTTTAATCCTTATGAACTTGATAGTATTACAACAGCATTAAAGCTTGTTCTTTATTCAAAGACAAGACAGATAGAATTGATTGAGGCTGGGTGTAAACGAGTTAAGCATTTCACATGGGATAAATGTGCTAAGGAAACGATGAAACTTTATCAATCGCTTTTATAACTTATCAGAAATTTAAGGTGTACTCAAAAATAGGCCATCGATTTGAGTTAAGAAAAAACATTATGATATTTTTGAATAAGTGTATAGATAGAAATTTTTATGGATAATTCCTTAAAGCTTAGTATTATAACCGTAACTTTTAACTCTGTTAAAACTTTAGAGAATACTATCCAAAGTGTAATTGCTCAAGGCTATCCAAACACCGAATATATAATTATTGACGGTGGCTCTACAGACGGTACTCTGGAAATTATAGAGCAGTACAAAAATTATCTTACTTGCTGGCTTTCTGAGCCTGACGAAGGAATATACGATGCAATGAATAAAGGCATAAAGATATCTTCAGGGGAAGTAATTGGCATCATTAATTCTGACGATTATTATACAGAAGGAGCATTTCAAAAATTGGTTAGTGTTTTTCAAAACATGCCAGAAACTGATGTTCTCTATGCAAATATACTATATGAAATTCCTAACTCTACTGCCTTTATCGCTAAATCCAGATACCCATTGAAGCGCTCTGATTTTTATTGTATGCCAATTTTACATCCAACTGTTTTTGTCCGATCTAGCTGTTATAAGAAGTACGGGAAATTTAACATTAAATATAAGCTTTCGGCAGATCACGAGTTGATGTTACGTTTACTAGAAGGCTCTGCAAATTTTTACTACCTAAACGAAACTTTAGCTTACATGCGGGCAGGAGGAGTAAGTTATAACAACCTTCTTAAGGGTTTATCAGAGATCAAGGAAATTCTTACACAGAGAGAAACAACTGCCTATACCTATTTGCGGTTTACATTACTCTACTTCAAGTGTTTTATATATTCATACTACCGGAACTTAAATCAAAACAAGTTAGGGTTTTGAAGAGTGCGCAAACTAATTATAAATGGTTCATTCTTAAGGCGGCGCATTACTGGTGGACAACGCTATGCACGCGAGATTACAGCCTGTTTACTTCATAACTTTGATGATGTAGCTGTATCTTGGTCTGACCCAACGCACCCTGAAATTCCATCAGACCGTATCCATTACGTACCTAAAAGCGCAGGTACAAGGGTATTAGGTTCTCGCTTTTGGAATCAGTTTGACTTGGTTCGCAGCCTTCGTTCTAATGTACTTTGGAGTCCTGAGAATATTGGGCCTTTAGGGGTAAAAAACCACGCAGTAACTGTGCTTGATTTATCAGCCCTAGAGCATCCTGAGTGGTTTAACCCAGAATTTGCTGCCATGTATAGCTTCTATTTGCCGTTGCTTGTTCGTCAGGCCAAAATTATTTTCACGATCTCCCAGTACTGCCGTAACCGCATTTTAGATCGCTTTTCTCTTCCAGAAGAAAAGGTTGTAGTCTCTCCATGTGCTGTTAGCCAAAGATTTCAACCTGCAGCAGATCAAGAAGTAGTAGAGGTCAGAAGGCGATATAGTTTACCTGAATCATATATTCTTTCTTTAGGTTCACTAGAACCACGAAAAAATTTGGTGAATCTTTTTAAAGCCTGGGCACTGCTACCAAATAAAATTACTCGAGATATCGGTCTAGTTATAGCTGGCGAGCGGGGAGCTGCTTTTGCTCAGCCGAACTATACCTCTTTGCTAGGTCAATTGAACAATGTCACTTTTACAGGTTATTTTCCTGATAAAGATCTTCCTATCCTATATAGTGGTGCTCTCGGGCTTGTATATCCCTCACTCTACGAAGGTTTTGGCTTACCTCCATTAGAAGCAATGGCTTGTGGCACACCGGTAATTACTTGTAATAACTCATCTCTCCCTGAGGTAGTAGGTCAAGGTGCTTTGTTTGTTGATCCTTTGAATTCAGGTTCGATAGCCGAGGCTATCGAAAATCTAATCTTAGATCAGAAGTTAGCAGCAGAGCTATCTGCATATGGCTTAAAGCGAACTCAAATGTTTAGCTGGGATATATCAGCAAATGTTATTCATAGAAAAATATGTGACTGCTTTAACTAACAGTGAAACCATAGATAAACAGCCAATTAAAAACCAATACTTCAAAGAAATGAAGCCATGAGAAAATCAAATTTTCTACTTCCGCACTCCATTTTTTTTATATTGTATAACATGATATACATAATCCCCTTAGTTTCCTTTCAGCTCATTGGCTACTCTGAGGGAGGTCTACATACTCTTGATTTACCTCAGAATATCCTATATCAAGCAGCACTTGTCTACTTTGTTGGGATTTTGTCTTTTATAGCTGGATCTGAACTAACATACTTTGGATTTCAAGTTACTAGCAGTAAAAGTTTACTAACTCCCCAGCCTAGAAAGTCCTTAAGTTTACAATTTAAGATTTTGTTCTTTTTAGTAGTGCTACTATATGCTATTTCTAAGATTGGCTTAAGATCATTAGGAGTTTACGAAAATTATTCATTTGACGCTGGAACTCAAGTTGGAGGGTTGTGGACAATTTCTACCGTCTTGTCTGAAATTCTTGTTCTACTTACAACAATTATCTTAGCCTCGAATGACAAACAGAAAAAATCTCTATTCATATTTTCAGCTCTAACAATATCCGTCAACCTTCTCCATGGAACTAGAATATTCACAATCATCGCAGTCCTTTCCCTTTTCGTCTATCTCTATATCGTTAAAAACCTAAGTTTTTTAAAGCTTATCTTTTATTTGCCAATTTCAGGTGTGGTTTTAGTAGCTGCTTACTTGACTTTCTTATTTAGATCTAAGGTAGAGGTATCCGATTTAGCTTCAGGCGTTTTTACGATAGAAAAATTAGTAAGCCCAATCTTTTATGAGTCTGTCTTTACTCAACTTTCGCTAGTAAGCGTGCTCTCTAAGAAGTCTTGGAGCTTAGAGGGTGCGCCACTCTCCTTCTTAAGTGACCTTGTCTTCTTTACTCTCCCAAGATTCCTTTCTCCAAATAAGGAAGCCACGTTGTTTAGTAAGGGGGTATATGCTGGAATTAGCCCGTTGGGAGGCTTTTCTGGTTATGCTCAAGGTTTGATATATTTTGGGGTTTTCTTTTTTCTTTTCTATTTCGTCTTAGGAGTTACGACAACCTTACTTTATGAAGGGGCGAAAAAAAATGAAATATTTTTTGCTTTCTACCTTTATATAGTTGGTGACATAATATACCGAATTGCACGAGATGGTTATCTCATACCACTTAAAGCGCTGATAACAGCACCTTTTATAATTTTAGTATTTTTATTTGTCTATAACCTAACCTATATTGCAGTAGGAAAAAGCCATAGAGGGGAACACATGCTATGAGACTATCCAGGCTTTTCTTAAGGTTGAGGGAAGTGAAAAACTATTCACTTTGTTTTATTGTTTGCTCATTTCCTTGTTTTTTTTTAATGAG encodes:
- a CDS encoding glycosyltransferase family 4 protein — its product is MRKLIINGSFLRRRITGGQRYAREITACLLHNFDDVAVSWSDPTHPEIPSDRIHYVPKSAGTRVLGSRFWNQFDLVRSLRSNVLWSPENIGPLGVKNHAVTVLDLSALEHPEWFNPEFAAMYSFYLPLLVRQAKIIFTISQYCRNRILDRFSLPEEKVVVSPCAVSQRFQPAADQEVVEVRRRYSLPESYILSLGSLEPRKNLVNLFKAWALLPNKITRDIGLVIAGERGAAFAQPNYTSLLGQLNNVTFTGYFPDKDLPILYSGALGLVYPSLYEGFGLPPLEAMACGTPVITCNNSSLPEVVGQGALFVDPLNSGSIAEAIENLILDQKLAAELSAYGLKRTQMFSWDISANVIHRKICDCFN
- a CDS encoding oligosaccharide repeat unit polymerase, whose product is MRKSNFLLPHSIFFILYNMIYIIPLVSFQLIGYSEGGLHTLDLPQNILYQAALVYFVGILSFIAGSELTYFGFQVTSSKSLLTPQPRKSLSLQFKILFFLVVLLYAISKIGLRSLGVYENYSFDAGTQVGGLWTISTVLSEILVLLTTIILASNDKQKKSLFIFSALTISVNLLHGTRIFTIIAVLSLFVYLYIVKNLSFLKLIFYLPISGVVLVAAYLTFLFRSKVEVSDLASGVFTIEKLVSPIFYESVFTQLSLVSVLSKKSWSLEGAPLSFLSDLVFFTLPRFLSPNKEATLFSKGVYAGISPLGGFSGYAQGLIYFGVFFFLFYFVLGVTTTLLYEGAKKNEIFFAFYLYIVGDIIYRIARDGYLIPLKALITAPFIILVFLFVYNLTYIAVGKSHRGEHML
- a CDS encoding glycosyltransferase family 2 protein, with translation MDNSLKLSIITVTFNSVKTLENTIQSVIAQGYPNTEYIIIDGGSTDGTLEIIEQYKNYLTCWLSEPDEGIYDAMNKGIKISSGEVIGIINSDDYYTEGAFQKLVSVFQNMPETDVLYANILYEIPNSTAFIAKSRYPLKRSDFYCMPILHPTVFVRSSCYKKYGKFNIKYKLSADHELMLRLLEGSANFYYLNETLAYMRAGGVSYNNLLKGLSEIKEILTQRETTAYTYLRFTLLYFKCFIYSYYRNLNQNKLGF
- a CDS encoding glycosyltransferase family 4 protein, whose amino-acid sequence is MIKLAYDYQIFLRQQYGGISRYLCEVAARIAKDKNYNTRVVALAYINNYLSDCPSSLTLGRHIPKVPKSYKVLSKINTEGSKLIFRSMKPDIIHETYYSPNRLAPKKSKVIITVHDMIHEKFINYFPLDRDNTVQVKAKALHRADHIIAVSQNTKKDVVEILGIDPQKISVIYHGHMLKNTPKPSYDTRFPYILYVGERKTYKNFASLLKAFSNDRLLKNDFKIVCFGGGPFSKAEIAMLQDNTLDEKSVIQISGDDGKLAAYYANASAFIYPSFYEGFGIPPLEAMEQQCPVVCSNASSIPEIVGNAGEYFNPYELDSITTALKLVLYSKTRQIELIEAGCKRVKHFTWDKCAKETMKLYQSLL
- a CDS encoding IS5 family transposase (programmed frameshift), whose product is MTTRRYALRDDQWERIKDLLPGRDGYVGVTAKDNRLFVEAVLYRYRAGIPWRDLPERFGDFRVVHTRFSRWSKTGVWERMFQHLAEDADNEYAMIDATMVRAHQHSAGAKGGSPEAEAIGRSKGGLSTKIHATTDALGNPLGFHLTAGQACDLDGADELLPDLVADTVLADKAYDADKRVIESLHAQGKTAVIPPKRNRTTPHEYDKELYKARHLIENFFAKLKQYRAIATRYDKRAANFLGAIYLAASVIWLN
- a CDS encoding FkbM family methyltransferase; the protein is MGVMIDSLKAILPDSVKKFMTHLKFEYLNDFSVKSYAQEGEDIILKRVFDGFSSGFYIDVGAHHPRRFSNTYLFYKKGWSGINIDAMPGSMKRFNRQRPRDINLEIAIAREMKSMTYYIFNEPALNSFDRDLSLQRENEKYRIVETRDIVTQRLHDVLIKYLPKNQKINFLSIDVEGLDLEVLMSNDWQKFRPAYVLVESLNIIFNEIRSNPTFELMQMNGYELYAKTGNTLIYKNTQNQLS